Genomic DNA from Ancylobacter polymorphus:
CCTGAGCATCCGAAACCACTTCGGGCACGCGCACAGCGGGTTTTCGACCTTCCGGCGGTCGCTTGGCGCCATTCTCAAATCCGCGCTCGGATTACGCGCCATATCCCGAAGCCCGGGCTCCAAGTCCACTTTGTTCCGCTTCACAGACGAGGGCGAACAGCGCCTGACGGAGTGGATGCGGGACAGTCTGCAGGGAGCTCAGCACCCCATACCCGCAGATGCCCTCGCGTCCGAGAAAAAGCTCATTGCGGCACTGCATCCTGCCTTGAACCTGACCGACTGGCCCAACCCGCAGCGGCCCCTGATTAAACGGTTCCGCCATGCATGTGCCGTCGAAGTGCAGCAGGGGGAAGGCCGATGATGGACCTCTCAGTTCAACACGGGGTCGGAGGCTCGCTGCCGTCGCTGGTCCACGCGGCCGACGAGCGCGCCCAGATGCGCTTCCTCGACTTCTTCACCGCGAACATCCGCAACCCCCACACCCGCCGCGCCTACGGCCGCGCCGTGACCGATTTCCTGACCTGGTGCGCGGACCAGGGCGTGACGGGGCTGGGCGAGGTGCGCCCGCTGCACGTCTCGGCATGGGTGGAAATGCAGACCCGCTCGCACGCGGCACCGACCGCCAAGCAGCGGCTGGCGGCGGTGCGGCACCTTTTCGACTGGCTGGTGACCGGGCAGGTCGTGCCGGTGAACCCGGCCGCATCGGTGCGCGGCCCCTCGCACAGCGTGAAGCGGGGGCGGACGCCGGTGCTGGCGCCGGAGGAGGCGCGGGCGCTGCTGGACGCGATCGACGTGACCACGCCCATCGGCCTGCGGGACCGGGCCCTTATCGGTCTGATGGTCTATTCGTTCGCGCGGGTGGGTGCGGCGCTCTCGATGAAGGTCGAGGACGTTTATGTGCAGAACCGGCGCCTGTGGGTGCGGCTGCACGAGAAGGGCGGCAAGCGGCATGAGATGCCCTGCCACCACAATCTCGAGATCTACCTGCACGCCTATATCGACGGCTGCGGGCTTGCTGTGGATCCGCGCGGGCCGCTGTTCCGCACGATCGGGCGCGGCACGGGTGAGCTGACGGAAAGCCCCCTCCCCCAGGCCAATGCCTATGCGATGATCGGGCGGCGTGCGGCGGCGGCCGGGATCGCCACCAAGGTCGGAAACCACACGTTCCGCGCGACCGGCATCACGGCTTACCTGAAGAATGGCGGGACGCTCGAGCGGGCGGCCGCCATGGCCAACCATTCGTCGACGCGCACAACCCAGCTCTATGACCGGCGGTCGGATGAGGTGACGCTGGACGAGGTGGAGCGGGTGCTGATCTGACGTCTGCTACCAGTCACCCTTGCAGAGACACAAGTTTGTGGCATTGTTGATTGTACAACGCCGCGTCTCACAACGGTCATTTACGGATCACGAATCCATGACAGATGCGCTCCCGCCAAATCTTCGTATCAACGTGCTTCCAAAAACGTTTCACTGGAAATCTTCTGGAAAAGAGATACTATATTGGGATGATGCAGATAATTGGGAGGAAAATGAATATCCAAATCAGCCTGAATCAACAGCGATATTTCGTGACTCAACCAATGAATTTATCGATATATTGGTACGCTCTCATGTCGTAATAGCAAATATATGGTTCGAGTGTCAGTATACATCATATTCGATTCAGCCGGAAGGGAGTCCCGAAAAGTCTATTATGTATTTTTCCACAGGCCAGCAGTTGGCGAATATTGTTTTAACTGAGAAAAATACTAAAGATCATCATATTCCGATGATGATAATGCACAGCTGCAAGGGTCAATGGGGCCCTGGCTGGTCTATGCCGACAATACCATTTCATGGCCTGACATATAAGGTGCCTTACGTCCCATCAAAATCGAAAATTGTGTACTCTGGCCCAATCGGAAGTTACAAAGGCGCCCCTAGGGCCTCCATTAACATAAATGGATATATTGATGTTGAATTAAGTGGCGTAAATACATTCATTGGACCAATAGATGTTCGTCGGGGCCGGCTTATAGTAAAGAATACCCTATCAATTCCAGATGGAATAAATATATCTTTGTATGATCCTGGCGAGATAGTTTTGGAAAAGGGCGTTATTGCCAGGGTCGGGAAATTTATGATTAATGGTGATGAATTGCCGCCGGGAATTTATAGATCAGCAGATTATTTGAATTTATACCAATCCGAAAATCAGATGATTGATCAATCGTCCTTAATACATGGACTTAAGGGGGAGGGTATTTTAATTTCTGGATCAAATTAGCGCAATGTTCAATCGAAGCTGCGTACGTGCACATCTACCTTGGAAATTTCTAGTGTTCACGAAACTAGACCCACCTTACGGTGGGCCCTAGCTGATGCCTGATAACTCGAAATAAAGCCCGTCCCTGATGGCGTACCCGGTATCGAG
This window encodes:
- a CDS encoding GIY-YIG nuclease family protein; this encodes MTPAEILALSHKLEAGRRPLADMPLLHGPGVYAFYLVEAGQLAPIEVDPARPLYIGMTDQCLSIRNHFGHAHSGFSTFRRSLGAILKSALGLRAISRSPGSKSTLFRFTDEGEQRLTEWMRDSLQGAQHPIPADALASEKKLIAALHPALNLTDWPNPQRPLIKRFRHACAVEVQQGEGR
- a CDS encoding tyrosine-type recombinase/integrase: MMDLSVQHGVGGSLPSLVHAADERAQMRFLDFFTANIRNPHTRRAYGRAVTDFLTWCADQGVTGLGEVRPLHVSAWVEMQTRSHAAPTAKQRLAAVRHLFDWLVTGQVVPVNPAASVRGPSHSVKRGRTPVLAPEEARALLDAIDVTTPIGLRDRALIGLMVYSFARVGAALSMKVEDVYVQNRRLWVRLHEKGGKRHEMPCHHNLEIYLHAYIDGCGLAVDPRGPLFRTIGRGTGELTESPLPQANAYAMIGRRAAAAGIATKVGNHTFRATGITAYLKNGGTLERAAAMANHSSTRTTQLYDRRSDEVTLDEVERVLI